gatttttaaattaaaaatatatatttaattaggttatatgtatatataattaatatttttatatatttgggtATTCGTTTAGTTTCGGTTCGCTTCCAGTTCAGTTCAGTTcgattattttagatataaaatataaaaatcgttcggatattttaagattttgatctgattttaattttggatatttcgTTTCTGTTCGTTTTTTAAGTGCTAGTTTTTTTTGTCTAGAAAATGATCTGAATTAGACacataaagagaaaaaaagaaacaaatgcgTGGGACCAAAAAGTCTCCATCTGCCACCTAACGTGCCGCACCGCCATATATAACACACCAATGTCCGATACTTCCTTAACGCGTTCACACTGCTTTCTTAGCTTCTCGGTACAATCATTTAAGATCTTAATATTATAAACTTGAACAAACAAGTAAAATAAACATTATCCGGTTCGTATATAAGATATGTGTGTGAACATCCACTCCACAATATAACAACGTTTATAAAATGCTGTTGacaaaagttaaaacaaaataatactaATAAAAGAGTGGTGGAGAGAAAACTCGTCTTTTCCCAAACCGAATGTTACATATCTGAACGAGAGAAGACTCATTCTTTTTATCGTTCCTCATCTCAGCAATCAGCATAGATTATCAAAATGGGATAGTTGGGAACACAATACGATGATATCACAAACTATCTGAATCTAGAAATAACGTaaacaatattgttatgtaGAGATTAGAAAATTGCAACTACCATTTACGAAAATAGTTAGTTCACATTGGCAAATAGCAGAACATATGAATTGATAATGGCATCAACTTCTTTTAGCATTGTTTAGTAGCAAGTAATTCATGTAGCGAAGGGGAAgaacatagatatatagattattattttttcactaGACTATATTTTTGATAACCAGTCTTCACAAACTACTACTATTATTTTGACAACTAATtactttagttttaaatttccaacgggcttgtttttaaattatcatttacatttttaaaattacgaGTAAttgcttcagtttttttttttattttttttttgaaaagaggTTTCACATAGTTTGCTTCAAAATTTGAATCACCAAAAAAACAATGCTTCTGCCTTTTTCTGTATAAACTATTATCTAAAACAACCAAAGAACGTaacaaaagaagaataaaaatgagtaataccaataaataataaatataatattggaaaagaaaaagaggtgGCGTACTAAAGTCAAACTTGCGTGTTCACACACACATCCCACAAGTTTCAAAGTCTTGTCTGAGATAATCTATTTATGAACGAACCAAAGAAAAGATATCTTCTCTTCCAATCCAGAGCGAAGACACTTTTGTCCGAAACAAACCCTCACAAGACTTGCACGACGTCGATGAAAGCCGCCTCCTCCGCCGTTTTCCGGAAAGGAACCGACGAAACCAGAAAcgacgacgaggaagaagaaaaagaagaagtctGTAATGTCTTCGACGCCGAGGTAGAGAGCAAGACTCAAACGACGTCGTCCCACGAAACCAAAAACCACCTCAAGGGATTCTTCACTTCCTTGCTCTTGATGGAGGAGCACGAGAAGCAGAATCACGAAGCTCAAAACGCCGCTTCCCGCCGCGAAATGTCCGAGCTCCAGTCTAATTACCGGAAACGAGCAAGGACCATGTCCGATCACTACTCCGATCTCACCGATCACTACGCCGACCCCGTTGATATCAGTCGGAAGAAGTCACGCGCCTCACGCGCCGCCGTCGCTTCCGTCTCCGCCGCTGTAACCGAGACAGAGGCGGAGGGGAGCGAGATAACCGGATCCGGTTCGGTTCACGGTACGGGTCAGCAGAGGCGGTTATGGGTGAAGGATCGAAGCCGAGCGTGGTGGGAAGAGTGTAACCGCTCGGACTATCCGGAAGACGATTTCAAAAAAGCGTTTCGAATGTCCAAATCGACGTTCGAGCTAATCTGCGAGGAGCTAAACGCTGCGGTGGCGAAAGAAGACACCGCGTTGCGAAACGCGATTCCCGTGCGGCAGCGAGTCGCGGTTTGCGTTTGGAGGTTAGCCACGGGGGAGCCGCTCCGTCTCGTCTCCAAGAAGTTCGGTTTAGGAATCTCCACGTGTCACAAGCTCGTCCTCGAGGTATGTAAAGCGATTAAAGAAGTTCTAATGCCTAAGTACCTTCAGTGGCCTGATGATGAGTCGTTAAGAAACATTAGAGAAACGTACGAATCGATCTCGGGTATACCGAACGTTGTTGGGTCTATGTACACGACTCACATTCCGATTATAGCTCCTAAGATCAGTGTAGCTTCTTATTTCAACAAGAGGCATACCGAGAGGAACCAGAAGACTTCGTATTCGATCACAATTCAAGCCGTTGTGAACCCAAACGGCGTTTTTACTGACTTGTGTATAGGATGGCCCGGGTCAATGCCTGATGATAAGGTGTTGGAGAAGTCGTTGTTGTATCAAAGAGCTAACAACGGAGGTCTTTTGAAAGGTTTGTGGGTCGCTGGTGGGGCGGGTCACCCGTTGTTAGACTGGGTCTTGGTTCCTTACACGCAGCAGAATTTGACTTGGACGCAGCACGCGTTTAACGAGAAGATGAGCGAGGTGCAGAGAGTGGCTAAGGAAGCGTTTGGGAGGTTGAAAGGACGGTGGGCGTGTCTGCAGAAGCGGACTGAAGTGAAGCTGCAAGATTTGCCGGCGGTCTTGGGGGCGTGCTGTGTGTTACACAATATATGTGAGATCAGAGGGGAGAGGATGGAGCCAGAGCTGATGGTTGAAGTGGTTGATGATGAGGTTTTGCCTGAAAACGGGTTGAGATCGGTTAATGCGATGAAGGCGAGAGATACTATCTCACATAATCTATTGCATCATGGACTCGCGGGTACTTCTTTCCTATAACGAATGATTATGGAAAATGTTATTACGGTTTCTACTCCAATAAGCTAAACAGAACTCACTCTGATTCTTTGGTTTATGCATATTGTATTGTACCTTTTAGGTCACAACTGTAACAATAGAGGAAACttatatgatatattatatatacatactatGAGCAAGAATGTATAATAGCTCAGTGAGAATTCATTATCTGGTATTTTGTAATGTGAGATGAGCCAACAAGCTAGGTTGTTTTTTTACCCTTTTGTGCTAAGGTGCTTTTAAAAACATGTATGCTAGTTCGTTGCAAAACGATACGCATTTCATATTGTTGCTAGTCTTGTGGCATCACTCAACTGTCTAGTGGTTCATACTCAGCGAG
Above is a window of Brassica napus cultivar Da-Ae chromosome A10, Da-Ae, whole genome shotgun sequence DNA encoding:
- the LOC106430925 gene encoding protein ALP1-like gives rise to the protein MNEPKKRYLLFQSRAKTLLSETNPHKTCTTSMKAASSAVFRKGTDETRNDDEEEEKEEVCNVFDAEVESKTQTTSSHETKNHLKGFFTSLLLMEEHEKQNHEAQNAASRREMSELQSNYRKRARTMSDHYSDLTDHYADPVDISRKKSRASRAAVASVSAAVTETEAEGSEITGSGSVHGTGQQRRLWVKDRSRAWWEECNRSDYPEDDFKKAFRMSKSTFELICEELNAAVAKEDTALRNAIPVRQRVAVCVWRLATGEPLRLVSKKFGLGISTCHKLVLEVCKAIKEVLMPKYLQWPDDESLRNIRETYESISGIPNVVGSMYTTHIPIIAPKISVASYFNKRHTERNQKTSYSITIQAVVNPNGVFTDLCIGWPGSMPDDKVLEKSLLYQRANNGGLLKGLWVAGGAGHPLLDWVLVPYTQQNLTWTQHAFNEKMSEVQRVAKEAFGRLKGRWACLQKRTEVKLQDLPAVLGACCVLHNICEIRGERMEPELMVEVVDDEVLPENGLRSVNAMKARDTISHNLLHHGLAGTSFL